Within Runella rosea, the genomic segment CCGAAAAAGGAGAGAAATTGCGCTACATCGCCACGCTCGAAAACGGCAAAGCCACACTTCAGCTGCGCACCGTCGATGCCGACCATCCGTTTTATTCGCTTTCTGGTGCCGACAACATCGTTTCGTTTACCACCGAGCGTTACAACTCACGGCCGTTGGTGGTCAAAGGGCCGGGTGCTGGGGCAGAAGTGACCGCTTCGGGCGTGTTTGCCGACGTGATGAGCATTAGTAGTTATTTATCATAAAACTGAAAATCAGTATGCTGTTGAACGTCGGCGAGGCTTCAAGCCTCGCCGACGTTTTTTTTTGTAAATGCCTTTTTTTAGCCGATTGATGGGTATGTGCAAACCCAAGTTGTCTAAATTTGTCCTGCACCGATTATTAAAAGGGTACATTTCATCTCAAATATTATTATATCTTTGTTCGTGATGAACTCTTAATTCTATGAGAATGAAAGCGATTGCTTCAACACATTTAGTGTGTTTGGCTCTATTCGTAAATGCTGCTTTTGCACAAATAAGTCCAGTTGACAGCCTAAAAAAAGTACTTTCTCAGCCCATGGCCGATACAGCCCGGGTGTTTACGCTTGACCAATTGAGCCTTCGATTGATGTATTCAAAACCAGTGGTTGCGATGCAGTACTCCCAAGAAGGATTAGATTTGGCGGAGAAAATCAATTTTCCCCGTGGAAAAGTCCGAAATATGAACCGTTTGGGTTCTATTCTGCGCTTTACGAGCAATTATGCGGAGGCGTTGGAGATGCACTTTAACGCCCTGAAAATTGCGGAAAAAATCGACTATCAAGAGGGCGTGGCCCGAACCCTCAACAACATCGGAATCTTGTATTCCGAACAAAAAGAATCCAAAAAAGCCATTGAGTACTACTTTAAGACCAAAGTCATTGCCGAAAAAATAAACGACCAAAATCTCCTTCAAATTTCATTAGTCAATCTCGGGACCGATTATGCCCTTTTAAATCAAACCGATTCTGCGCGTTTTTATACCGAAGCGGCCTACGAAATGGCCGTCAGACGTAAAAGTAGTAACGTGCCTGTATTGTTGATGAATCTGGGTAATATTTACAACCGAATGGGGAATTATCCCTTGTCGCTCCAGTACTATCGTTCGGCCTTGCCCTACCTGAAAGCCGCCGATAATAACCGATTGCTGAGCCAAACGTACTTTGAGATGGCTGAGGTCTTTAAAGCACGAAAACGCCTTGATTCTTGTCAGTATTACGCCCAAAAATCCCTGTCGTTGAGTCGGGAAGTCAACAATACCAAGTATATCTACGAAGCAGGAACGCTGCTTGCATCGTTGTACGAGTCCAGCGATAAAGCCAAGGCCTACGACTATTTTAAACTCGCGGCGGTGGCCAAAGACAGTATTTTCAGTGAAGAAAAAACAAAGCAAATTCAAAATTTAGGCTTAAATGAGCAATTGCGGCAACAAGAACTGAGCGCCACTCGAAAAGAGTTTGAGAATCAACGAAGAATGTACCTTTTGTTTGGGGTGATGGGCGTGATTTTGATTGTGATGGTAATTCTTTATCGAAATAATATTCAAAAGAATAGGGCAAACGAACTTTTACACAAGCAAAAAGAGGCTATTCAAACCCAAAAGAAGCAACTCCAGACGTCGCTCGAAACCCTCAAAAATACCCAGG encodes:
- a CDS encoding tetratricopeptide repeat-containing sensor histidine kinase, which translates into the protein MKAIASTHLVCLALFVNAAFAQISPVDSLKKVLSQPMADTARVFTLDQLSLRLMYSKPVVAMQYSQEGLDLAEKINFPRGKVRNMNRLGSILRFTSNYAEALEMHFNALKIAEKIDYQEGVARTLNNIGILYSEQKESKKAIEYYFKTKVIAEKINDQNLLQISLVNLGTDYALLNQTDSARFYTEAAYEMAVRRKSSNVPVLLMNLGNIYNRMGNYPLSLQYYRSALPYLKAADNNRLLSQTYFEMAEVFKARKRLDSCQYYAQKSLSLSREVNNTKYIYEAGTLLASLYESSDKAKAYDYFKLAAVAKDSIFSEEKTKQIQNLGLNEQLRQQELSATRKEFENQRRMYLLFGVMGVILIVMVILYRNNIQKNRANELLHKQKEAIQTQKKQLQTSLETLKNTQAQLIQREKLASLGELTTGIAHEIQNPLNFVNNFADISVGMVQELMEIKEEVKARTNSVAAVQTGVELPPEIKAQNEEDEVLEMELLGSLEKTLQKVTNHGQRASDIVKSMLEHSRTGTGEPDITNINKIVDEYLRLAFHGMKAKYKNFNSAYEFVADENLPDITVVPQDIGRVMMNLCNNAFYSVNFKANQTSKQNDGMMAVLATYQPNVTVITKKGKDMIEIHVKDNGTGIADNVRGKIFQPFFTTKPTGEGAGLGLSLSYDIVVKGHGGTIDVETVEGEGATFIVKLPIKSFAEEEKKKAKK